Proteins encoded together in one Archangium lipolyticum window:
- a CDS encoding DNA alkylation repair protein yields the protein MPKTMTLSQVMKQLEAQGDEKVRQRYVRDGAGDNVFGVLLGKIRGLAEALGTNHALGLELWATGNHEARILACMLLAPEALTEKEARALLEPLSNPTLVDELVGRVLVHAPIAEALQVRWMDGGKELPRRAGWRLLAGRIARGLAKDLDVRATLARIEHELPAAPYRVKEGINFCLVWIGIHLPAYTAEAIAIGERLGRWDPRPIPKGCTSSYAPEWIAASLALRRGEKTAARKAMEAAAKAKAAPVRKKSAGKRPAAPKGAR from the coding sequence ATGCCGAAAACGATGACGCTGTCCCAGGTAATGAAGCAGCTCGAAGCTCAGGGCGACGAGAAGGTGCGCCAGCGCTACGTGCGCGATGGCGCGGGCGACAACGTCTTCGGCGTGCTGCTCGGCAAGATCCGTGGCCTCGCGGAGGCGCTCGGGACGAACCACGCGCTCGGCCTGGAGCTGTGGGCGACGGGCAACCACGAGGCGCGCATCCTCGCGTGCATGCTGCTCGCTCCCGAGGCGCTCACCGAGAAGGAGGCGCGCGCGCTCCTCGAGCCGCTCTCGAACCCAACCCTGGTCGACGAGCTCGTTGGACGCGTGCTCGTGCATGCGCCCATCGCCGAGGCGCTGCAGGTGCGGTGGATGGACGGCGGCAAGGAGCTTCCCCGCCGCGCCGGGTGGAGGCTCCTCGCCGGGCGCATCGCGCGCGGGCTCGCGAAGGACCTCGACGTCCGCGCGACGCTCGCGCGCATCGAGCATGAGTTGCCGGCCGCACCGTACCGGGTGAAAGAGGGCATCAACTTCTGCCTCGTCTGGATCGGCATCCACCTGCCCGCGTACACCGCGGAGGCCATCGCCATCGGCGAGCGCCTCGGCCGGTGGGACCCGCGGCCGATCCCGAAGGGCTGCACGTCGAGCTACGCGCCGGAGTGGATCGCTGCGTCGCTCGCGCTGCGTCGAGGCGAGAAGACCGCGGCACGAAAGGCGATGGAGGCGGCCGCGAAGGCGAAGGCCGCTCCGGTCAGGAAGAAGAGCGCCGGGAAGAGGCCAGCTGCCCCAAAGGGGGCGCGCTGA
- a CDS encoding SDR family NAD(P)-dependent oxidoreductase — translation MKRLQDKVAVITGGGSGIGAATAALFVQEGARVVVVGRNEEKLRKTVQAINHENVSYTVADVSQAEDTQRYLREVVERHGGLDILVSNAGIQGQFGPISDIPVEAFDSVMAINVRGTWLSIKYAFPEMQKRGGGSIILTSSSGGLGGMGISSPYVASKHAVVGIARASAIDGAPHRIRVNAVCPGPVDNDMMTNVERTLGAGNEAAIRAWVAGRVPLKRFASNEEVARLNLFLASEESSFCTGGAYTVDGGWSSSLP, via the coding sequence ATGAAACGGTTGCAGGACAAGGTCGCGGTCATCACCGGCGGCGGCAGTGGCATCGGAGCGGCGACGGCCGCGCTCTTCGTCCAGGAGGGAGCCCGGGTGGTGGTGGTGGGCCGGAACGAGGAGAAGCTCCGCAAGACGGTGCAGGCGATCAACCACGAGAACGTCAGCTACACCGTGGCGGACGTCTCCCAGGCCGAGGACACCCAGCGCTACCTCCGTGAGGTGGTGGAGCGCCACGGCGGGCTCGACATCCTGGTGAGCAACGCGGGCATCCAGGGGCAGTTCGGCCCCATCTCCGACATCCCCGTGGAGGCCTTCGACTCGGTGATGGCCATCAACGTGCGCGGGACGTGGCTGTCCATCAAATATGCGTTCCCCGAGATGCAGAAGCGCGGCGGCGGGAGCATCATCCTCACCTCCTCGTCGGGAGGCCTCGGGGGGATGGGCATCTCCTCGCCGTACGTGGCCAGCAAGCACGCCGTCGTGGGGATCGCGCGCGCGAGCGCGATCGACGGCGCGCCCCACCGCATCCGGGTCAACGCGGTGTGCCCGGGCCCCGTCGACAACGACATGATGACCAACGTGGAGCGGACCCTGGGGGCCGGCAATGAGGCCGCGATCCGGGCCTGGGTCGCCGGACGCGTGCCCCTCAAGCGCTTCGCCTCCAACGAGGAGGTCGCCCGGCTGAACCTCTTCCTCGCCAGCGAGGAGAGCAGCTTCTGCACCGGCGGCGCCTACACCGTGGACGGTGGCTGGTCCTCCAGCCTGCCCTGA
- a CDS encoding SGNH/GDSL hydrolase family protein, with protein MRNTTTKDTPPRLWPEAVTRRRFFGFVAAACLAAGLSACDDAQRLQATWTAAPQDYNEPIPVPGVPPPEPQSFQDQSIRHVMRVSAGGDKVRVRVSNLFGTAPVTLGGVHIARSTGGASINATTDTVLRFNGQESVTVPAGQEAWSDEARFSLLSQTDVAVTVYVPQTTPVETLHAQGQQTISVAAGNALGSATFTPTETRQSYYWVTGIDVRNDDARGVIVAFGDSITDGAGSTVDAANRYPDFLARRVAADPALEGFSVVNQGIGGNRVLNDVIGTRGVERFQRDVLGTTGVTHAIILIGINDIGFGAFAPTQVVTADEIIAGLQTMVDQAKARNVAVFLGTLLPFKGTAAPYYSEETEAKRQAVNAWIRANTAQVKGIIDFDAATRDPADPLLLRPEYDSGDHLHPNGAGYEAMANAIDLALFR; from the coding sequence ATGAGAAACACCACCACGAAAGACACCCCGCCCCGCCTCTGGCCGGAGGCGGTGACCCGCCGGCGCTTCTTCGGCTTCGTGGCCGCCGCGTGCCTCGCCGCCGGCCTGAGCGCCTGCGACGATGCGCAGCGGTTGCAGGCCACATGGACGGCCGCGCCGCAGGACTACAACGAGCCCATTCCTGTGCCGGGGGTGCCGCCGCCGGAGCCGCAATCGTTCCAGGACCAATCGATACGACATGTGATGCGGGTATCGGCCGGCGGGGACAAGGTCCGAGTGAGGGTGTCGAACCTCTTCGGCACCGCTCCGGTCACCCTCGGCGGCGTGCACATCGCCCGCAGCACCGGCGGCGCATCCATCAATGCCACGACGGACACCGTCCTCCGCTTCAATGGTCAGGAGTCCGTGACGGTCCCCGCCGGCCAGGAGGCCTGGAGTGACGAGGCGCGCTTCTCGCTCCTGTCCCAGACGGACGTGGCAGTCACCGTATACGTGCCCCAGACAACGCCCGTGGAGACCCTGCACGCGCAGGGTCAGCAGACCATCTCGGTCGCGGCCGGAAACGCCCTCGGCAGCGCGACCTTCACCCCAACGGAGACACGGCAGTCGTATTACTGGGTAACTGGCATCGACGTGCGCAACGACGATGCCCGCGGAGTCATCGTCGCCTTTGGGGATTCCATCACCGACGGCGCGGGGTCGACCGTGGATGCGGCCAACCGCTACCCCGACTTCCTCGCGCGCCGCGTCGCGGCCGACCCGGCGCTGGAAGGGTTCAGCGTGGTCAACCAGGGCATTGGGGGCAACCGGGTGCTCAACGACGTCATCGGGACCAGGGGGGTGGAACGCTTCCAGCGTGACGTGCTGGGCACGACGGGGGTCACCCACGCCATCATCCTGATCGGCATCAACGACATCGGCTTCGGAGCCTTCGCGCCGACGCAGGTGGTGACGGCCGACGAAATCATCGCTGGCCTCCAGACGATGGTGGATCAGGCGAAGGCCCGCAACGTCGCGGTGTTCCTGGGCACCCTGCTCCCGTTCAAGGGCACCGCCGCGCCGTATTATAGCGAGGAGACCGAGGCCAAACGGCAGGCGGTGAATGCCTGGATTCGCGCCAACACCGCACAGGTCAAGGGCATCATCGACTTCGATGCGGCCACGCGCGACCCGGCCGACCCACTCCTGCTGCGCCCGGAGTACGACAGCGGCGACCACTTGCACCCCAACGGTGCCGGCTACGAGGCGATGGCCAATGCCATCGACCTGGCCTTGTTCCGGTAG
- a CDS encoding LysR family transcriptional regulator — protein MISPADMMLFVAVVREESFTRAARRLGITKQTISERIRNLEERLGVRLLERTTRRLRVTQAGATYYERCSAIAAQIDEANSEVQQRQAEPTGLLRVSSPVLYGRRYLTPVIAQYLASYPQARVELVLADRRVHLIEEGLDVGIHIGPLDDSSLVARKLGEGPIHFVASPRFLSKYGAPSARALHSARCIGFSPFETWEAEGVKSRIDPVLTVNDLELACEAAIAGIGIARVPAILCRDAVRDGRLKILFGPKPASLRAIHVVYPSRLNLPAKVRLFVDAMATLAEPSLSPHSGSRRKRS, from the coding sequence ATGATTTCACCAGCCGACATGATGCTCTTCGTCGCGGTCGTTCGAGAGGAGAGCTTCACCCGGGCGGCGCGCCGGCTCGGCATCACCAAGCAGACCATCAGCGAGCGCATCCGCAATCTGGAGGAGCGGCTCGGGGTGCGGCTTCTCGAACGAACCACGCGGCGCCTGCGGGTCACCCAGGCAGGAGCGACGTACTACGAGCGCTGCTCCGCCATCGCCGCCCAAATCGACGAGGCGAACAGCGAGGTGCAACAGCGGCAGGCGGAGCCCACCGGCCTGCTGCGGGTGTCCTCGCCGGTACTCTACGGGCGGCGATACCTGACACCCGTGATTGCGCAGTACCTCGCCAGTTATCCCCAGGCGCGGGTGGAGCTGGTGCTGGCGGACCGCCGTGTCCACCTCATCGAAGAGGGGCTGGATGTCGGGATTCACATCGGCCCGCTCGACGACTCGTCGCTCGTGGCGAGAAAGCTCGGCGAGGGTCCGATTCACTTCGTGGCGAGCCCTCGCTTCCTATCGAAGTACGGCGCGCCGAGCGCCAGGGCGCTCCACTCCGCGCGCTGCATTGGCTTCAGTCCGTTCGAGACGTGGGAGGCCGAGGGGGTGAAGTCTCGAATCGATCCGGTCCTGACCGTGAATGATCTCGAGCTCGCGTGTGAGGCGGCGATCGCCGGGATCGGCATTGCGCGCGTCCCGGCCATCCTCTGCCGGGACGCAGTCCGTGACGGCCGGCTGAAAATCCTCTTCGGCCCGAAGCCCGCGAGCCTGCGGGCCATCCACGTCGTCTACCCGAGCCGGCTGAATCTTCCGGCCAAGGTCCGGCTCTTCGTGGATGCCATGGCCACGCTGGCCGAGCCGAGCTTGTCGCCGCACAGTGGCTCGCGGCGAAAGCGCTCCTGA
- a CDS encoding glutathione S-transferase family protein, which produces MKLYFAPRTRATRARWLLEELGVPYELVKLDLSRQENSTPAYLAVHPLGEVPALVEGDVTLLESLAICLHLADRFPEKHLAPPMGSTERGPYYQWMVFAELTLDPVVMAFHQHAQLPEEEQASAHSAEELAKHRTRLAAVLDVINGGLGDREFLVGGAFTAADVVMVSILHWANTLKLLDGHPRLAEYVKRHAQRPAVRRAVSG; this is translated from the coding sequence ATGAAGCTCTACTTTGCCCCCCGAACCCGAGCAACCCGTGCCCGATGGCTGCTGGAGGAACTCGGGGTCCCCTACGAGCTGGTCAAACTCGACCTCTCTCGACAGGAGAACAGCACCCCCGCCTACCTGGCGGTGCATCCGCTGGGCGAAGTCCCCGCCCTGGTGGAGGGGGACGTCACGCTGCTCGAGTCCCTGGCCATCTGTCTCCATCTGGCCGACCGGTTCCCGGAGAAGCACCTGGCGCCGCCCATGGGTTCCACGGAGCGCGGCCCTTATTACCAGTGGATGGTCTTCGCCGAGCTGACCCTCGATCCCGTGGTGATGGCGTTCCACCAGCACGCACAGTTGCCCGAGGAGGAGCAGGCCAGCGCGCACTCGGCGGAAGAGCTCGCGAAGCACAGGACCCGACTCGCGGCCGTGCTCGACGTCATCAACGGGGGCCTCGGCGACCGTGAATTCCTCGTGGGAGGGGCATTCACCGCCGCCGATGTGGTGATGGTGTCCATCCTCCACTGGGCCAACACGCTGAAGCTGCTCGATGGACACCCGAGGCTGGCGGAGTACGTCAAGCGCCACGCTCAACGTCCGGCTGTGCGAAGGGCCGTCTCGGGGTGA